The sequence CGTGGCCGAAGTAATTGTCGCCAAACATCGAAATGGCCCTACGGGCAGCGTGCAGTTGATCTTCCGTAAGAATTTGGCGAAATTCGAGAACGCCGTCACGCGTTTGCACGACCTCAAAGAAATGTAATGACGACTTTCAAAGGCTTTTCTGCCGGGCCGGTCACACCCCTCCCCGATGTTTTCTTTGGCGAATTATTGCCGCAGATCAATCATCTGGGGGAGTTGAAAGTGACGCTATATGCTCTGTGGAAGTTGGACCATTCCGAGGAAGATTTCCCCTATTTGCGGGAATCTGACTTTGCAGCGGATGAGCGTTTTTCCTCGGGGTTGGCTGCCACGCCCGAGGATATTGAGTCAACTCTGAGCGAGTCTCTGAAACGCGCACTTGAACGTGGCACGCTCCTCGGGGTGGATTCATCCGAGGGAGAACGGCTTTATTTCCTCAATTCCCCCAAAGGCCGCGCCGCCGTCGCCGCCATCCGCCGCGGAGATTGGCAGCCCCAAAAAAGTTACCGCGCTGACACCGTATTGGCCGCTGAGCGCCCCAATATCTACCAGCTTTATGAGAGAAATGTCGGCGTGCTGACCCCTATGCTGGCCGAGAGTCTGAAAGATGCCGAAGACGAATATCCGTCGGAATGGATTGAAGAAGCCATCCGGATTGCCGTAGAAAAAAATGTGCGCAACTGGCGTTATATTGAGGCCATTTTGCGCCGCTGGCAAGAGAGAGGTTATGATGTCCGAAAAGATCGACGAGACATTGAAGAAAGCCGCCAGGAATATTCCAACTGGGAAGATGACTGAAGCCCAGCCAGAATATCGGTTGCACGATTTGCCAGGTGAGCCGGATTGTCCGGTTTGCAGCGGTGTTGGCTATTTGCAGCAAGATTTTCCGGTAGGACATCCTGAATTTGGCAAACTGCGCATCTGCGATTGCCGGCAGGCGCGGATGAATCGGCGCGCCCACAGCCGTCTTTTTGCCATGAGCAATCTGGATGAGTTGACACATCTAACGTTTGAGAACTTTAAACCCCACGGTCGGATTGGTATGGGTGCCATTGAAGCGCAGTCATTGGAAGCAGCTTTTGAATCGGCACAGCGTTTCGCACATAAGATGGATGGATGGCTGGTGCTGCAAGGCGGTTATGGCTGCGGAAAAACACATCTGGCAGCCGCCATTGCCAATTTTGTTGTGGAATTGGATATTCCCACGCTGTTCATAACCGTGCCCGATTTACTGGACTCCTTGCGGTTTTCCTATGATGATCCCGAAGCGACCTTCGAGCAACGTTTCGATGAAATTCGTAATATTCCGCTGCTAATCATGGATGATTTTGGCACGCAAAACGCCACCAATTGGGCGCAGGAAAAATTATTCCAGATTATTAATTACCGTTATATTAACAAATTACCGATGGTAGTTACCACCAACCTGTTGCTGGCCGAC comes from Chloroflexota bacterium and encodes:
- a CDS encoding DnaD domain protein, producing MTTFKGFSAGPVTPLPDVFFGELLPQINHLGELKVTLYALWKLDHSEEDFPYLRESDFAADERFSSGLAATPEDIESTLSESLKRALERGTLLGVDSSEGERLYFLNSPKGRAAVAAIRRGDWQPQKSYRADTVLAAERPNIYQLYERNVGVLTPMLAESLKDAEDEYPSEWIEEAIRIAVEKNVRNWRYIEAILRRWQERGYDVRKDRRDIEESRQEYSNWEDD